The stretch of DNA GAGCTGGTCGCCGTCGGCAGCCCGTACGCGGTCACCCCCGGCCGGGTGCGCAACGGCGACGACGGGCCGTACCGGGTCTTCACCGCCTTCCGGAAGGCGTGGTCCCGGCACGGCTGGCCGCAGCCTGCCGGCGACGCCCGACCCAGCTGGCGCACCGGGCTCGCCAGCGAGCCGCTGGACCCGATCGACGGCGTGGACGCCGGCGAGCGGGCGGCGTTGCGGCGCTGGCGCGAGTTCCTGGACACCGACCTGGCCTCCTACGACGAGGGACGGGACCGCCCCGACCTGCACGCGACGAGCCGGATGTCGGCCGCCCTCAAGTACGGCGAGATCCATCCGCGCACGCTGCTGGCCGACCTCGCCGACCTACGCGGCGAGCATCGCGAGGCCACCGACCGCTACGTCACCGAGCTGGCGTGGCGGGAGTTCTACGCGGACGTGCTGTTCCACGACCCCGGCTCCGCGTGGCGCGACTGGCGGCCGGAGCTGCGCAGTATCCGCTACGACCACGACGACGCGCTGGTCGAGGCGTGGCGCACGGGCCGCACCGGCTATCCGTTCGTCGACGCCGGCATGCGCCAGCTGCTGGCCGAGGGGTGGATGCACAACCGGCTGCGGATGGTGACGGCGAGCTTCCTCGTGAAGGACCTGCACGTGTGGTGGCCGGTGGGGGCCCGCTACTTCCTGCAGCACCTGCTGGACGGTGATCTCGCCTCGAACAACCACGGGTGGCAGTGGGTGGCCGGTACCGGCACCGATGCGGCGCCGTACTTCCGCGTCTTCAACCCGGTGCTGCAGGGCCAGCGCTTCGATCCGGACGGCGAGTACGTCCGGCGCTGGGTGCCCGAGCTCAGGCACCTCAAGGGCGCCGACGCGCATGAGCCGTGGCGTCACGACGACGGCTACCGCGACGGCTACCCCCAGCGCGTCGTCGACCACGCCGAGGAGCGGCGGGAGGCCCTGCAGCGCCTCGACGAGCTCAAGGCGCGGCGCCCTTGATCTCGCCGATCGCCGAGCTCCGCCGCTTCATCGCGGCGGCGCTCATCGTGCCGGTACGGCCCCGGCCGCCGGCGGTCGGACGCCGCGAGCTGACCCGCCGCCGCGTGATCGCCGGGCTGACCATCGTCGCCGGGGCCGTCCTGCTGACCCTCACGGTCCGCACCGAGCCCGGCAGCACCGCCTTCTTCGTCCTCGGGCTGGTGCTCGCCGCGGTGTGGCTGGTCGGCGCGGTGGCGTCGGGACCGCTGCGGCTGGGTACCGCGAGAACGCGTGCGGGCGGCCGGTCGCTCGCCGTCGTGCAGTCGCTGGCGCTGGCCGCCGCGCTGATCGCGCTGTTCCTGGCCGGCGCACTCGTCGTCGCGCAGCTGCCCGGGCTGCGCAACCCGGTGCTGGCGCTGCTCGAGCACAACACCGGCCCGCAGATCCTCGTCGTTCTGGTGACCGTCGTCAACGGGATCGCCGAAGAGGTGTTCTTCCGCGGCGCGCTCTACTCCGCAATCGGCGCCAGCGTCCCGGCCGTGGTGATCACGACGCTGCTCTACGGGCTGACCACCGTGGGCAGCGGGGTCCCGCTGCTGTCGCTCGCCGCGGTCATGCTCGGCGTGGTGACCGCCCTGCAGCGGCGGGTCACCGGAGGCGTGCTCGGCCCCATCATCACGCACGTGACCTGGTCGGTCGCGATGCTGCTGCTCCTGCCCCTAGTACTCGATCTCGCGAGGTGAGGCGAATGTCCCACGAGTCCACGCACCACGGCTCCCCCGATCCGGCGTCGTCGGCGGCCGCTCCTCGAGGCGGCCGCACGGCGCTCGTGACGGGCGCCACCGGCTACATCGGTGGCGCGCTGATACCGGTCCTCCTCGCCGACGGCTTCACCGTGCGAGTGCTCACGCGGGACGCGCACCGCCTGGACGGCACTGAGTGGCAGCGCCAGGTGGAGGTCGTCGAGGGCGACGGGGGGTCCGCCGCGGACCTCGATCGCGCGCTCGACGGCGTCGACGTGGCGTACTACCTCATCCACTCGATGGGCTCCAGCGAGGACTTCGTCGCCCGCGACCGCGCGCTGGCCACTGCATTCGCCGCCGCGGCCGACAGGGCCGGGGTCGGGCGCATCGTCTACCTCGGCGGCATCCATCCGCACGACGAGGAGCTGTCCGCGCACCTGGCGTCCCGTGCGGAGGTCGGTCGCATCCTGCTCGGCTCGAGCGTCCCGACGGCTGTCCTTCAGGCGGCCGTGATCCTCGGAACCGGTTCCGCGTCGTTCGACATGCTGCGCCACCTGGCGTCGAGACTGCCGGTGATGGTGGCACCGCGGTGGCTGCGCAACCGCGTCCAGCCGATCGCGATCGCCGACGTCGTGCGCTATCTGCGCGGTGCGGCGGACCTGCCGGCCGAGGTCAACCGGACCTTCGACATCGGCGGTCCCGACGTGCTGACGTACCGCGAGATGCTCGTGCGCTACGCGCGCCTGACCGGGCACGGGCGCCGGCTGATCGTCACGGTCCCGGTGCTCACCCCGCGGCTGGCGAGCCGCTGGATCGGCCTGGTGACCCCGCTGAACGTCCCGCTGGCCAGGGCGCTCATCGACAGCCTGGTGCACGAGGTGGTCTGTTCCGAGGACGACATCCGCGGCTACGTGCCGGACCCCGCGGGTGGTCTGGCGGGCTTCGACGAGGCGGTCGGCTCGACCCTGGGAAGCACCCCGACGGACGGCGGTCCCCGCAACCTGGCACTCACCTCGGCCGCGACGGTCGCGGCCGCCGCGGTCGGCTCGCTCGCCACCACCCCGGGTTCGCGCTGGTACCGGTCCCTGGACCTGCCGTCGTGGCAGCCGCCGACCATCGCGTTCCCGGTGGTGTGGACGGCGCTGTACGCCGACATCGCCGCCACGTCCGCGGTCGTGCTGACCGACCTGGAACGGCGGGAGAAGGCCTCCGAGGCAGCCGCGTACAAGCGGGCGCTGTGGGCGAACCTCGCGCTGAACGCGGGCTGGAGCGTGCTGTTCTGGCGGGTGCGCCGGCCGTGGCTGGCTGCGCTGGAGAGCGCCGTGCTCACCGCGAGCTCGGCCGATCTCGCCCGCCGGGCGGCCGCCTCGAGCCCGCAGCGCGGCGCCCGGTTGGCGCCCTACGCGGCGTGGACCGGTTTCGCCACCGCGCTGAGCACGGCGATCGCGCGCCGCAACCGACCCGCTGCGCTCAGGGGGCGCCGGAGTCGGTGACCGGGTCGATCTCCTGCAGCTCCAGGCTGCCGTCCGCGTCGACCTCGAGCACCTCGCGGCGGCGTTCCAGCGGCCCCGCGACGGTGGCGTGCTTGACCTGCCGGCCCCACAGCACGCGCTCGACCGGGACGACCCGCTTGTGCACGACCGGCTCCTCGCGGTACAGGATCAGCTCGGTGGGCTGCTCGTCGACGAACAGCGCTCCCGGCGCCGGTGTGGGGTCCACCGCGTCGTCGTACTCGACGTAGAACTCCTCCCGGCTCACGTCCACCTCGATGGTGATCGTCTCGGTCACGATCCGCTTGCCGATCCGGGCGGTCCCGTAGCGGCCGGGCAGCACCCTCGCGGTCTCGCGCTGCTCGTGCAGCACCAGTGCGGGCTCGCGCTCATGCCCGCCGGCCATGTCCTCGTCGGATAGCTCGCTCACTGCGGTACCTCCATACCCGCTCGATGAGAGGGACGCCGGGCGGAGCGCTGCTCCGCCCGGCGTCCCGAGGGCCGATCGCGACTAGAGCCGGTCGGTCCGGTCGTCGCGGACGCCGGTCTCCTCGATCTCCACCTGCTCCTTCTGGACGTCGGCCTGGACGTTCTCGGTGTCCTGCACGGTGCGCTTGTCCACGTCGATCCGCTCGACGGGCACGGTCTCCTTCTCGATGACCGGACGCTCTTCGTGCAGCGGCACCTCGACCTCCTCCTCGCTGAGGCTCGCGTTGCCGCCGCGGACCGTCTCGCCGTCCGCGATCGGGGTGCGCTCGACGCGCACCTCCTCGCGGCGCACCGGTACCTCGACGTTCTCCCGCTCGGTCACGACGTGCTTGCGCAGCCGCAGCCGTCCGGTCTCCCGCTCCTCGGTGCCCACGTCGAGACGCTCCTCGCGCCGCACCACGCCCTCGCCGGTGTCGCCGTCGTCGACGACGGCCTCGCGATCGCGGTCGATGCCCGAGTCGCGTCCGACGCGAGCGCCGTCCCCGACAGCAGCCCCGTCGTGCCGGATGCCGTCACCGCCGCGGGTGTAGTACTCGTAGAGCCGCCGTTCCTCGTCGAGGCTCAGGTGCTGATCGGCCGCCACGTTCGGCGCGTCCTTGACGTAGGACTTCTCGTACGGGACGTGGATCTCGTCGCCCGAGACCCGGGCCTCGCGCAGCGGCACGAAGGTCTCGTTCGTGCCGAACAGTCCGGTGTTCACCGTCACCCAGCTCGGACGGCCCGAGTCGTCGTCGGTGTACAGGGTTCCGACGCTGCCGATCTTGTCACCGTCGCGGTCGTAGACCTTGGCGTCGAGAAGCTCGTCGAAGCTGTCACGGGAGGTGAGGTCGTTACGGTCGTGTGCCATTGTTGCGCTCCTTGCATGTGATCGCGCGCGCAATGCCGCCGCGCGCGGTTCTGCGATGGGCGCCCGGCGCAACCCAGTGGGGGCGGGCGCCGGGCTCTGCTTTCTGCAGTGGCTGCCGGCGCTTCTTGTCGGCTGAGGCCGACACTAACCCCTGATGCGAGGACGGCGGGCGGAAATCTCGGGCCGCCTCACAAGGCGCTCACCTGGCCGAGGGCCGGGAGCGGGGAAACGGCTGCTGCCCGCACGCATGGAAGTGCCGATGTGGTGGCTTCTTCCCCAAGCCACCACACCGGCAGTGCCTATTAAAGCGCACCCGGGCGGGAGCGCGCCCGCAGACACGCCGCCCAACATCTAGTTGCGGGCGGGATTGTCGGGGCAGGCCCGCAGGAACGCGGCGCCGCCCACCTGCCGGGAGAGCACCGTGCGCCACAACGTGGCCGACACCGCAGACACCGCGTCGTCGGCCACGCTCGGCACGACGAGCCAGGCACCGAGCGCGATCTCGTACTCGAGCTGGCCCGGGTCCCAGCCGGCGTACCCGCGAAACAGCCGGACGCCGGCGACGGACGGCAGGATCACGTCGGGGTCGACGTCCCCCTCGACGCGATACAGGCTCTGGTGGCGGTACGCCTTGACCTCGACCAGCCCGGGGACGTCGAGGCCCTTGCGGCCGACCGCCAGGCACAGCACGAGCTCGGGATCGCACGGGCCGCCGCGGTGCAGCTTGCGCGGCGGCAGCGCCGAGCGCCACCAACGCGGCAGCGCGGTGCGCACGTCGTCGCGGGTGGGCTCGGAGAGGATCACGCCCTGGTAGCCGTCGTCGAAGTCGCCCACGATCAGCACCACCGTGCGCTCGAAGCCGGGGTCGCCGAGGGACGGCATCGCCACCAGGAGCGCGCCGACCTCTGGACGGTCGAGGCCCGCCGGCCCCACGCCGTCCAGCCAGTCGGTCACGTCGTCGCGGTGCATCCTTCTCATTGTCCCAGCCGCGCGGCCGGGCACCCTGCCGGGCACCCCGGCGCCCGAACCGACCGCCCCACGCACGCCGCACCCCCGTCTCAGCCAGCCCCGCACACAAGGGTCGTAGGCTGGTGCTCGTGAGCGAGCGGCTGGAGAAGACCTACCCGGCCCACGCACATCCGCATCTGGACGCCCTGCGCGGCTCGCACGCCGTGAAGGCGATCCTGGGCCTCCCGGGATTCCGCCGGCTGTACGGCGCCCGTCTCGCCTCCCAGTGGTCCGACGGGATGTTCCAGGCCAGCCTCGCCGGCACCGTGCTGTTCAATCCCCAGCACGCCGCCACCCCGGCGGACATGGCCGCCAGCTTCGCGGTGATGCTGCTGCCGTACTCGTTGATCGGCCCGTTCGTCGGCGTCCTGCTCGACCGGTACAGCCGGCGGCACCTGATGACCATCGCGCAGCTGCTGCGTGCGGTGGCCGTGGTGGCGACCTGCGTGCTGGTCTGGGCCGGCTACCAGGGCTTCGGCTTCTACGCGCTGGCCCTGGTGTCGCTGTCGCTGTCCCGGTTCTTCCTGTCCGGCCTGTCCGCGGCGCTGCCGCACGTCGTTCCCCGCAACACGCTGGTCACCGCCAACGCGTTCTCCACGACCAGCGGCACGGTCGTCTCGATCCTCGGCGGGGCCTGCTCCATCGCGCTGCTGAGCCTGACCGGCAAGAGCGACCACGGCTACGCGGTCGTGGCCGCGACCAGCCTGCTCGGACCGCTGCTGTCGGCGTGGCTGATGAGCCTGTTCGCGCCGGCCGCGATCGGCCCCGACCACGCCACCCGGCAGTCCGCGCAGCGGATCGTCGACGTGCTGCGGGGCGTCGTCGAGGGCGCCCGGCACATCTACGCGCACCGCGAGGTGGCCGGCGTGCTGACCTCCATCGCCGCACACCGGTTCATCTTCGGCGCGGTCGGTGTCTCGATCCTGCTGCAGTTCAAGAACCACGTCCCGGCCGGTGGCCTCGTCCCGCGGGACATCGCCGGCATCGGGATGGCGCTCGGCATCGGCGGTCTCGGCGCGCTCATCGCGGCGGCGATCACCCCGGCCGTGGCGCGCGCAATCGGGAAGAACGCCTGGATCGTGATCGCGTACGGCACGCTCGGCACGGCGTCCGGGCTGATCATGCTGATCGACCGGCCGTGGTCGATGATCGTCGCGTCGTTCTGCCTCGGCTTCGCCGGGCAGGCCGTGAAGGTGTGCGCCGACACGATCGCGCAGGAGACCATCGACGAGTCCTTCCAGGGCCGCACCTTCGCCGTCTACGACACGACCTTCAACGTGTCGTTCGTGATCGGTGTCGTGCTCGCGGCGTACGCGCTGCCGGGCTCCGGGCGCACCAGCTGGTTCTTCGTGTCGATCGCGGTCATGTACGCCGCGGTCGCCGCGCTGTACCGGCTGATCGCGCTCAAGCACGAGGTCCGCCGCTAGCCCCCGTTGTGTCGTGCCCACTTCGGGCGACGTCGCCCGGAGTCGTCACACGACAACGGGGGACGTCGACCGCGGGAGCTACAGGCCCTCGCGGGCGGCCCACGCGCGCAGCTCGGCGACCGCCTCGTCGTGATCCAGCGGACCGCGGTCCAGACGCAGCTCCTTGAGGAACTTCCACGCCCGGCCGACCGTGGGGCCGGGCGGCAGGCCCAGGATGCGCATGATCTCGTTGCCGTCGATGTCCGGGCGCACCGCCGCCAGATCCTCCGCCTGCCGCAGGTGCTCGATGCGCGCCTCCAGTGCGTCGTACGACGCGGACAGCCGCGCGGCGCGCCGCTTGTTGCGGGTGGTGGAGTCGGAGCGGACCAGCACGTGCAGCCGCGGGAGCAGGTCGCCGGCGTCGGTGACGTAGCGCCGGACGGCGGAGTCCGTCCACTGGCCGTCGCTGAAGCCGTGGAAGCGCAGGTGCAGGAACGTCAGGTTGCCGACGTCCTCGACGATCTGCTTCGAGTAGCGCAGCGCGCGCAGCCGCTTGCGGACCAGCTTGGCGCCGACCACCTCGTGGTGATGGAAGCTGACGCCGCCGGCCGGCTCGTGGCGACGGGTGGCTGGCTTGCCGACGTCGTGCAGCAGCGCCGCCAGCCGGATCACCAGGTCGGGCCCCGGGAGGCCGAGCCGCGGCTCCAGGTCGATCGCCTGGTCGAGCACGGTCAGCGAGTGCGTGTAGACGTCCTTGTGCTGGTGGTGCTCGTCGATCTCCATCCGCAGCGCGGCCAGCTCCGGCAGCACGACGTCCGCGATGCCCAGCTCGACCATCGCCTCGAGGCCAGGCCTGGGCCGGGCGGTGAGCAGCAGCTTGGTCAGCTCTCCCTGCAGCCGCTCGGCGGTGATCCGGCTGAGCTCCCCGGACATCCGGGCGGCGGCCGCAGCGGTCGCCGGGTCCGCCGCGAAGCCGAGCTGGGCGATGAACCGGACCAGCCGGAAGATCCGCAGCGGGTCGTCGGCGAATGACTCCTCGGGTGCGGCCGGCGTACGCAGCAGCCGGCGCCGGAGATCGCCCGCGCCGTCGTACGGGTCGTGGAAGGTCCCGTCGAGCAGGGAGACCGCCATCGCGTTGACGGTGAAGTCGCGCCGGGCGAGGTCCTCGGTGATCGAGTCACCGAAGGCCACCTCGGGGTTGCGGCTGATGCGGTCGTAGCGGTCGGCGCGGTAGGTGGTGATCTCGATCTGGAAGCCGCGATGAGTCAGCGCGACGGTCCCGAACTCGATGCCGGTGGTCCAGACCGCCTCGGCGTATCCCTCGATCAGCTCCAGCACCTGCTGCGGGTGCGCGGACGTCGTCATGTCGAGATCGGTCGAGCGCCGCAGGTCCAGGATGCCGAGCACGGCGTCGCGAACCGGGCCGCCGACGAGGGCCAGCTCGTGGCCGGCGTCCCGGAACCGGGTGACCAGCGGGCCCAGCACGGGTTGCAGCACGGCGACCAGCTGGGCGGTCTGCTCGGGGATAGTCATCACGGATGAGGGTACCGAGGGGTGGCCGGCTGGTATCCCGGCCGGCCGGGGTCGCCGGGATACGGCCGGGCGGTAGGGGCGGACCCGTGCGGCCACTGCGGACGTCCCGCCGGAGGTGCCCAGCGGTGCGGGACGGGCGCGTACGGCGGCTGCCCGCCGCGGCCGGCGATCGCCGCGATCTGGCGCATCCGCGCCCGGGCCGCGCCCCAGCCGGCCACCCGCTCGGCGTACCGGGCACCGGAGCCGTGCCGCACGTCCACCTCGACCGGGACCCATCCCGCCGCGCGGGCCAGCACGGCGAAGGGCAGCACCAGCCACTGCAGAATCGACTCGGCGAGGAAGAACGGGGTGATGAGCAGCGCCGGGATCATGAACGGCAGCGTGACGACGAGGACGATCAGCCCCAGGACGGCGGAGACCGGATCGTCGCCGAAACCGGTGCCCCAGTCGGGCACCAGCTGCCAGGCGCCGGTGAACGCGCGCCGGGTGGTGCTGCGCCACGGGAGCCAGCGGCGCCCGATGACGACCCTGACCGGCGTGGCCTCCGGCGGCGCCGCGAACCCGTCCACGCGCACGGCCGTCCTCCCCGAGCAGATCTGTCCCGATGCCGGCGAGAACGCTACCGCGTCCCGCAGCCACCGGCCGACCCCCGGTCCCCGTCGCCGCTGCTGCTTTCCGGAAATTGAACGGCGACTTGGTTAACGTAGGACCATGGCTCGTTCGCTTCCCCCGGATCAGGCAGTTGGTCCCGCCGATCCTCGTGATGCGCGCGGCGAGGCGGCCGAGGAGAAGCCCCGGGGACGCCGTCCGAGCCCGATCGACGTCATCGCGCACCGCAGCGGCAAGCAGCCGGGCCGCACCACGAAGCCCCGCCGCCACATGCCGCGTAGCGACGAGTTCTCCGCGGGCGGCCTCGTCGTACGGCGCAACGGCACCCCGCCGTCCGCCGCCATCATCGGCCGGACCGACCGTCGCGGCCGGTTGCTCTGGTCGCTGCCGAAGGGCCACATCGAGGCCGGGGAGACCGCCGCGCAGGCCGCCGTCCGCGAGGTCGAGGAGGAGACCGGCATCGTGGGAAGCGTCGTGGCGCACCTCGGTAAGATCGACTACTGGTTCGTGGCCGACGGACGCCGCGTGCACAAGACAGTCACCCACTTCCTGATGAACGCCATCGGTGGAGAGCTCAGTGACGAGGATGCCGAGGTGGTCGCGGTCGCATGGGTGCCACTCGACGACCTGGCACGCCGCCTGGCCTACGCCGACGAGCGGCGGATCGCGATCGACGCCATCCGGATGCTGGCCGATACCGCGTGAGCGGACCGGCCCGCCGTCCGCTGCCGAACCTGCTCATCGCGCTCTTCGCGGCGTTGCTGGCCGTCGGCGCGCAGCCCGGGTTCGCCGACCCGACGTCCGGCCCGCCGCGCAAGGAACCGCTGCCGGTCAAGGTCACGATCACCACCATCGCGCCGACGGTCTCCAAGGGGGACGAGCCGGTCCAGGTCACGGCCGAGGTCACCAACAACGGCGATCGCGCCATCACCGACATGTGGGCGCGGCTGCAGCGTGACAAGCGGGTCGTCGATCGGGCCGGTCTGCTGGCGCTGGACAAGCGCCAGCCCGCCTACGCCTCGGCGATCGGCCCGAACACCGACCTCGGCATCACGCTCGAGCCCGGCCAGACCAGGACCATCCAGCTGAGCGCAGCCCGCAGCGCCCTCGGGATCACCGATGCCGGCAGCTACCCGATCATGCTCAATCTGCAGGGCGCGATCGGCGGCACCGAGGGCCGCGTGGGACAGGCCGCGTTCACGCTGCCCCGCTCGCCGGTCGCCCCTGCCGCGCGCCTGCAGGTGGGATGGGTGCTGCCCCTGATCGACCGGCCGCATCGCTCCCGGTCGGCGACGGTGTTCACCGACGACGACCTGCGGCCGCTGATCGAGACCGGCGGCCGGCTGGAGAACATCCTCGCGGCGGCCGAGACGTACGGCGCGGCGGCGCAGGTGACCCTCGTGGTGGACCCCGAGCTCGTCGACGAGCTCAGCGCGATGGCGGCGGGATACCAGGTGAAGGGCAAGGGCGGCCCCACGACCGGCCCCGGCAAGGCCGTCGCCGCCGCGTTCCTCGAGCGTCTGACGAAGCTGGCCGAGACGACCCCCATCGTGAGCACGGCGTACGCCGACATCGACGTCGTCGCCACCGTCCGCGCGGGGCTCGGCGGCCTGCTCAAGCAGGCCCGGCAGCGCGGTGCGGAGGTCGTCAAGCAGGTTCTCGGCGTCCCGCCGGTCACCACGGTCGCGTGGCCCGCGGACGGCATCGTCACCGAGACCGCCCTCGGGGTGCTGCGCGACGACCAGGTCAGCGACGTCCTGCTCGGCGGCGCGTCCTTCGGCCAGGAGGACTACCTCGCCTCGGAGGACGACGTCACCGAGAGCGCGGCGACGGCGCTGCCGGGAATCCGGGCGACGGTGGCCGACCCCGCGCTGACCCGCATCCTCGGCCAGGGCTCGCAGTACGCCGGCGGCCCGGCCGCAGCGACCGAGCAGCTCGCCGCCGAGCTGATGGCCATCCTCGCGCAGGCGCCGAATCGGGCCCGCACCGTCCTGCTGCTCCCGCCCCGGCAGTGGCAGGTCTCCGCGGATCTCGCCGACCGGCTGATGACGCTCACCACCACCGCGCCGTGGCTGCAGCCGGTGCCGTTGGACGACGTCGTCTCCGGGCAGCCGCAAGACCGCGGGCCGCTGCAGTACCCCTCGACGATGTCCACCCAGGAGCTGCCCGCGTCCGCCCTCGCGCAGCTGCAGGGCCCGATCACCCAGGTCGGCGAGCTCGGCACCGCGTTCGACCCAGGGGCCGATCGCCAGGAGGTGCTCGGACCGATCGAGGAGATCATCTTCCGGGGCGCCAGCTCCGCCTGGCGCGGCGACGGCAAGCAGGTCACCGCGGGCGCGCTGGACGCCGGCGCGGCGCTCGACGACGTGCGCGACCAGATCCGCATCGTGACTCCGAACAACGGCTCCTACACGCTCTCCTCCAGCGACGCACCGCTGGTGCTCACCGTCGAGAACAACCTCGCCGTCCCCGTGCACTTCCGCATCGGTCTCGACCCGCGCCAGTCCTCGGGGCTGTCGCCGGCGGACATCGGCGTGCAATCGATCCCCGCGCGCTCGCGCGCCACCATCAAGCTGCCGACCAAGGTCGAGCGCTCCGGCACGTTCAGCGTCGTCGCGCAGATCAGCACGCCCGAGGGCAAGCCGCTCGGCAAGGACGTGATGGTGAAGGTGTCGTCGTCGGCCTACGGCACCGTCGCGCTCCTCGTCACCGGCGTCGCGTTCACCCTGCTCCTCGCGCT from Cumulibacter manganitolerans encodes:
- a CDS encoding DUF6049 family protein, whose protein sequence is MSGPARRPLPNLLIALFAALLAVGAQPGFADPTSGPPRKEPLPVKVTITTIAPTVSKGDEPVQVTAEVTNNGDRAITDMWARLQRDKRVVDRAGLLALDKRQPAYASAIGPNTDLGITLEPGQTRTIQLSAARSALGITDAGSYPIMLNLQGAIGGTEGRVGQAAFTLPRSPVAPAARLQVGWVLPLIDRPHRSRSATVFTDDDLRPLIETGGRLENILAAAETYGAAAQVTLVVDPELVDELSAMAAGYQVKGKGGPTTGPGKAVAAAFLERLTKLAETTPIVSTAYADIDVVATVRAGLGGLLKQARQRGAEVVKQVLGVPPVTTVAWPADGIVTETALGVLRDDQVSDVLLGGASFGQEDYLASEDDVTESAATALPGIRATVADPALTRILGQGSQYAGGPAAATEQLAAELMAILAQAPNRARTVLLLPPRQWQVSADLADRLMTLTTTAPWLQPVPLDDVVSGQPQDRGPLQYPSTMSTQELPASALAQLQGPITQVGELGTAFDPGADRQEVLGPIEEIIFRGASSAWRGDGKQVTAGALDAGAALDDVRDQIRIVTPNNGSYTLSSSDAPLVLTVENNLAVPVHFRIGLDPRQSSGLSPADIGVQSIPARSRATIKLPTKVERSGTFSVVAQISTPEGKPLGKDVMVKVSSSAYGTVALLVTGVAFTLLLALIARRWWRRRQFQAQERARESGRLQGGEPPLDGAALPEAGHLPEDGRRPDAEHLPDDELHHTPGTKDETP